A genomic window from Pseudonocardia broussonetiae includes:
- a CDS encoding CHRD domain-containing protein — translation MRRTVRRVAILTALTTSAVALSAGVASAQDAEVPEPSSFTSMITAMATPDAVVNPDGVVTPGEPGATGTFDYRINSELEIICYDITLRGVTPPYMSPARTATHIHQAAEGAAGPPRIAFPDPQDAGDGILRSEGCLQGPFTTGIMANGADTGEGFSLAAIEADPSAFSTDTHTATFTAGAVRGQLTSVPMGGVATGAGGTAGGGSWAPAALGAAALVGAAGTVLVRRRAQQD, via the coding sequence ATGCGCCGCACCGTCCGCCGGGTCGCGATCCTGACCGCCCTGACCACCTCCGCCGTCGCCCTGTCGGCCGGCGTCGCGTCCGCGCAGGACGCCGAGGTGCCCGAGCCGAGCAGCTTCACCAGCATGATCACCGCCATGGCGACGCCCGACGCGGTCGTCAACCCCGACGGCGTCGTGACGCCCGGCGAGCCCGGCGCGACCGGGACGTTCGACTACCGGATCAACAGCGAGCTCGAGATCATCTGCTACGACATCACGCTGCGCGGCGTCACCCCGCCGTACATGAGCCCGGCCCGCACGGCCACGCACATCCACCAGGCCGCCGAGGGCGCCGCCGGCCCGCCGCGCATCGCGTTCCCGGACCCGCAGGACGCGGGCGACGGCATCCTGCGCAGCGAGGGCTGCCTGCAGGGACCGTTCACCACGGGGATCATGGCGAACGGCGCCGACACCGGCGAGGGCTTCTCGCTCGCCGCGATCGAGGCCGACCCGTCGGCCTTCTCCACCGACACCCACACCGCCACCTTCACGGCGGGCGCGGTGCGCGGGCAGCTGACGAGCGTGCCGATGGGCGGGGTCGCCACCGGTGCCGGGGGCACGGCCGGCGGCGGGTCGTGGGCGCCGGCCGCGCTCGGCGCGGCGGCGCTGGTCGGCGCGGCGGGCACGGTACTGGTCCGGCGGCGTGCGCAGCAGGACTGA
- a CDS encoding VOC family protein — protein sequence MTSRPIALALDCVDVDRCAAFWTAALGTSVERRWDDAHGVGYVEIGTGGGPVLLLQPVPDPKRVKNRMHLDLAPVDGTQEQEVQRLVGLGATRVDDAPGQRWVVLADPEGNEFCVLPPRRAGEG from the coding sequence ATGACGAGCCGACCGATCGCCCTCGCCCTGGACTGCGTCGACGTCGACCGCTGCGCCGCCTTCTGGACCGCGGCGCTCGGGACGTCGGTCGAGCGGCGCTGGGACGACGCGCACGGGGTGGGGTACGTGGAGATCGGCACGGGCGGGGGCCCCGTCCTCCTGCTGCAGCCGGTGCCCGACCCCAAGCGCGTCAAGAACCGGATGCACCTCGACCTCGCACCCGTCGACGGGACGCAGGAGCAGGAGGTCCAGCGCCTGGTCGGGCTGGGCGCCACCCGCGTCGACGACGCCCCCGGCCAGCGCTGGGTCGTGCTGGCCGACCCGGAGGGCAACGAGTTCTGCGTCCTGCCGCCGCGGCGGGCCGGGGAGGGGTGA
- the uraD gene encoding 2-oxo-4-hydroxy-4-carboxy-5-ureidoimidazoline decarboxylase has product MRGTKRPPRSGRRPHPVDEVLPAGQLAVYGFQHVLAFYAGAVIVPILLAGAIGLSERELIHLINADLFTCGIASIIQSVGFWKVGVRLPLLQGVTFTAVSPMIAIGLAAGGGTDGLLVIYGAVIVAGLATFFIAPFFSRLIRFFPPVVTGSVILIIGLALLPVAALDAVGGGTDPQPGDPRNLAYALGTLLVIVAIQRIFRGFMATVAVLVGLVLGTLVAWGLGDATFSAVGESSWIGVTTPFYFGWPQFSAAAIVSMIVVMLITAVETTGDVFATGEIVDKRVGKEDVARALRADGLATTIGGVLNSFPYTCFAENVGLVRLTRVKSRYVVAAAGVIMILIGLIPKAGAIVAGIPHPVLGGAALAMFATVAVVGIQTLARVDFHDHRNVVIVGSSVGLAMFVTAQPDVATAVPQWAQIVFGSGITLGSITAIVLNVVFHHVGRNRGPAVAGTPGAVVRLAEVNKMSRAEFVATFGRLFQGSGEVVGRAYDRRPFADTSALRSAFQEALFSAPREEQQALMAHYPDLGGDRVADGDEGEDSTRDQSAAGLTRLTETDREEFAALAAAYRERFGIPLIVCVRDAATREQILRAGWQRLDNSPAQEHAAALIEIAKVAGHRFADLVADANPIASARARAFGREAR; this is encoded by the coding sequence GTGCGCGGAACGAAACGCCCACCCCGGTCCGGTCGCCGGCCCCACCCGGTCGACGAGGTGCTCCCGGCGGGGCAGCTCGCCGTCTACGGCTTCCAGCACGTGCTCGCGTTCTACGCGGGGGCGGTGATCGTCCCCATCCTGCTGGCCGGGGCGATCGGGCTCTCCGAGCGCGAGCTGATCCACCTGATCAACGCCGACCTGTTCACCTGCGGCATCGCCTCGATCATCCAGTCCGTCGGGTTCTGGAAGGTCGGGGTGCGGCTGCCGCTGCTGCAGGGCGTCACGTTCACGGCGGTGTCGCCGATGATCGCCATCGGGCTCGCGGCGGGTGGCGGCACGGACGGCCTGCTGGTCATCTACGGCGCCGTGATCGTCGCCGGGCTCGCGACGTTCTTCATCGCCCCGTTCTTCTCGCGCCTGATCCGCTTCTTCCCGCCCGTCGTCACGGGGTCGGTCATCCTCATCATCGGGCTCGCGCTGCTGCCGGTGGCCGCGCTCGACGCCGTCGGCGGCGGCACCGACCCGCAGCCGGGCGACCCGCGCAACCTCGCCTACGCGCTCGGCACGCTGCTCGTCATCGTCGCGATCCAGCGGATCTTCCGCGGGTTCATGGCGACGGTCGCGGTGCTCGTCGGGCTGGTGCTCGGCACGCTCGTGGCCTGGGGCCTGGGCGACGCCACGTTCAGCGCGGTCGGCGAGTCGTCCTGGATCGGGGTGACGACGCCGTTCTACTTCGGCTGGCCGCAGTTCAGCGCCGCCGCGATCGTCTCGATGATCGTCGTCATGCTGATCACGGCCGTCGAGACCACCGGGGACGTGTTCGCGACCGGCGAGATCGTCGACAAGCGCGTCGGCAAGGAGGACGTCGCCCGCGCCCTGCGCGCCGACGGCCTCGCCACGACGATCGGCGGCGTCCTCAACTCCTTCCCCTACACGTGCTTCGCCGAGAACGTCGGGCTCGTCCGGCTGACGCGGGTCAAGAGCCGCTACGTCGTGGCCGCCGCGGGCGTGATCATGATCCTGATCGGGCTGATCCCGAAGGCCGGGGCGATCGTCGCCGGCATCCCGCACCCGGTGCTGGGCGGGGCGGCGCTGGCGATGTTCGCGACGGTCGCGGTGGTCGGCATCCAGACGCTCGCGCGCGTCGACTTCCACGACCACCGCAACGTCGTCATCGTCGGCTCCAGCGTGGGGCTCGCGATGTTCGTGACCGCGCAGCCCGACGTCGCCACCGCCGTGCCGCAGTGGGCGCAGATCGTCTTCGGCTCCGGCATCACGCTGGGCAGCATCACCGCGATCGTGCTCAACGTCGTGTTCCACCACGTCGGGCGCAACCGCGGCCCGGCCGTCGCCGGCACGCCCGGGGCCGTGGTGCGCCTGGCCGAGGTGAACAAGATGAGCCGCGCGGAGTTCGTCGCGACCTTCGGCCGGCTGTTCCAGGGCTCGGGCGAGGTGGTGGGCCGCGCCTACGACCGCAGGCCCTTCGCCGACACGTCCGCGCTGCGCAGCGCGTTCCAGGAGGCGCTGTTCTCGGCGCCGCGCGAGGAGCAGCAAGCGCTGATGGCGCACTACCCCGATCTCGGCGGCGACCGCGTCGCCGACGGCGACGAGGGCGAGGACTCCACGCGCGACCAGTCGGCCGCGGGCCTGACCCGGCTCACCGAGACCGACCGCGAGGAGTTCGCCGCGCTGGCCGCCGCCTACCGCGAGCGCTTCGGCATCCCGCTGATCGTGTGCGTCCGCGACGCCGCCACGCGCGAGCAGATCCTGCGCGCCGGCTGGCAGCGCCTGGACAACTCCCCGGCGCAGGAGCACGCCGCCGCCCTGATCGAGATCGCGAAGGTCGCGGGGCACCGGTTCGCCGACCTCGTCGCCGACGCGAACCCGATCGCCAGCGCCCGGGCCAGGGCGTTCGGGCGGGAGGCGCGGTGA
- the uraD gene encoding 2-oxo-4-hydroxy-4-carboxy-5-ureidoimidazoline decarboxylase, which produces MSTASSCTTASFDTSPTAERDLLALCAAPRWAREVAAGRPYGTLDALLDAADRALTDADLDAAMAGHPRIGDRTAGGRSRREQGAVTAAGTDVLDALAAGNRAYEERFGHVYLVCATGRSAEDLLATLHARLRHDPATERAVALAELAAINRIRLRQLLSEEAA; this is translated from the coding sequence GTGAGCACCGCGTCCTCCTGCACCACCGCGTCCTTCGACACCTCGCCGACCGCCGAGCGCGACCTCCTCGCGCTCTGCGCGGCGCCCCGCTGGGCGCGCGAGGTCGCGGCCGGGCGGCCCTACGGCACGCTCGACGCCCTGCTCGACGCCGCCGACCGCGCCCTGACCGACGCCGACCTCGACGCCGCCATGGCCGGGCACCCGCGCATCGGCGACCGCACCGCGGGTGGACGGTCGCGGCGCGAGCAGGGCGCGGTGACCGCCGCCGGCACCGACGTCCTCGACGCGCTGGCCGCGGGCAACCGCGCCTACGAGGAGCGGTTCGGCCACGTCTACCTGGTGTGCGCCACCGGTCGCAGCGCCGAGGACCTGCTCGCGACGCTGCACGCGCGCCTGCGCCACGACCCCGCCACCGAGCGGGCCGTGGCGCTGGCCGAGCTGGCGGCGATCAACCGGATCCGGCTGCGGCAGCTGCTGTCGGAGGAGGCGGCGTGA
- the uraH gene encoding hydroxyisourate hydrolase: MSLSTHVLDAALGRPAAGVAVRLTRGSALLAEDVTDADGRVGRLAADLAAGAHTLTFDTGGYFAATGQTGFYPEVAVTFTVTDPGEHHHVPLLLSPFAHSTYRGS; encoded by the coding sequence GTGAGCCTCTCGACCCACGTCCTCGACGCGGCGCTGGGCCGCCCGGCCGCCGGCGTCGCCGTCCGGCTGACGCGGGGGAGCGCGCTGCTGGCCGAGGACGTCACCGACGCCGACGGGCGCGTCGGGCGCCTGGCCGCCGACCTCGCCGCCGGCGCCCACACGCTCACGTTCGACACCGGCGGCTACTTCGCCGCCACCGGCCAGACGGGGTTCTACCCCGAGGTCGCCGTCACCTTCACCGTCACCGACCCGGGGGAGCACCACCACGTGCCGCTGCTGCTGTCCCCCTTCGCCCACTCGACCTACCGCGGGAGCTGA
- the pucL gene encoding factor-independent urate hydroxylase has translation MGIVLGTNQYGKAENRVVRIHRETDRHEIRDVTVSTALRGDFTAAHRHGDQSDVLPTDTQKNTCYAFAKSHGLGEIEDYALALARHFVDDVAPVRGARIAVDEFAWERVPVGGTGHDHAFVRSGSEVRTTVVTVDDDGAQVVSGLRDLVLLKSTGSEFAGFLVDGYTTLAPTHDRIMSTSLVATWTYTGTEVSWDKTWADVRRILLERFACVHSLALQQTLWEMGKAVLEEHPEIAEVSLSAPNRHHFVVDLAPFGLENRNEVFYAADRPYGLIEATVGRD, from the coding sequence ATGGGAATCGTCCTGGGGACCAACCAGTACGGGAAGGCGGAGAACCGGGTCGTCCGGATCCACCGCGAGACCGACCGCCACGAGATCCGCGACGTCACCGTCTCCACGGCACTGCGCGGGGACTTCACCGCGGCGCACCGCCACGGCGACCAGTCCGACGTCCTGCCGACCGACACGCAGAAGAACACCTGCTACGCCTTCGCGAAGTCGCACGGGCTGGGCGAGATCGAGGACTACGCGCTCGCGCTGGCCCGGCACTTCGTCGACGACGTCGCGCCGGTGCGGGGCGCGCGCATCGCCGTCGACGAGTTCGCCTGGGAGCGGGTGCCGGTGGGCGGGACCGGCCACGACCACGCGTTCGTGCGCAGCGGGTCGGAGGTGCGGACCACCGTGGTGACCGTCGACGACGACGGCGCGCAGGTGGTGTCCGGGCTGCGCGACCTGGTGCTGCTCAAGTCGACGGGCTCGGAGTTCGCGGGCTTCCTGGTGGACGGGTACACGACGCTGGCGCCCACCCACGACCGGATCATGTCGACGTCGCTGGTGGCGACCTGGACCTACACGGGCACCGAGGTGAGCTGGGACAAGACCTGGGCCGACGTGCGGCGGATCCTGCTGGAGCGCTTCGCCTGCGTGCACTCCCTCGCGCTGCAGCAGACGCTGTGGGAAATGGGGAAGGCGGTGCTGGAGGAGCATCCGGAGATCGCGGAGGTGAGCCTGTCGGCGCCCAACCGGCACCACTTCGTCGTGGACCTCGCGCCGTTCGGGCTGGAGAACCGCAACGAGGTGTTCTACGCGGCCGACCGGCCGTACGGGCTGATCGAGGCGACGGTGGGGCGGGACTGA